tgtgcgcgcgcgagagagagagagagagaaaagcgtCAAATGCAAAAACGGAGATGTATATTCTAGTCAAGGGTATGACATAACATCAGTAgctaaatgtatatatacatttgtatacGCACCGCAAGTCGTAGGTCGAACCTCGCCGACTCAATTCGCCATAAAGCAAAAAGCAGGCAGTGGCACGTTGGCCAGCAGGTTATGTCACACCGTGATTGGAagatactttaaatatatattgtatattgtaatGTGCGTGTGCGAGTTTCACACAGGTTTACTCGTTCCACtgtgctttaaaataaatttgctgcTGCAGCTGCCAGTAAAAAGATGTACAGTTGGCAGTAGTGGAAATTACAggcattttgtttttcttactATGGAATCAGCTGATAGGAAGAGggcgatttaaatttgtaaattgttaattgcAAAACTTATAAAACTGATCGTCCCTAATccaatttttaactaaaaaattatttattaattaaaagtattatattttacataaatatattatatatttaataatttcctgCGAAAATGGACAAGgaaatgtatgtattataatatgattAGTTTAAAGTTTTGCCGTTGgcaattcataaattaaatcgGAGATATCTATAAAGTTAcaataagagaaataaatttttattacttgtataaaaataatgtttatttacaatataagatatatttgaTAAGTAAATGTTTCAACATTGACtagattcaaaaatatatcaattcaTGCCTGCCAActgcaaaattgaaatttctcCACGTGGAGGAACGAAGGACGGAATTCATTGTCAAAAGGGTATTTAGATCCCTGTCAATTATAAtcgtttaataattataattcgatTGTTGTGTTTACATAATCATTACGAAATGTTGCGCACGACTACAAGACAAATACAGGTGCATATTCGAATAcggttttattaaaagtttttagcTTATACACAGCTTAAACTTTTAACCTGTCTGTTTCGTaagcatttcaatttgttgCTGTTTTTAGGGTATAACAATCGCTTCTTTACGGGCATTTAGCGCACAGGCGAGTACCAGTCAGCCCTCAGTGAATACTAACGTTCCAGGTCTCAGTGAGAATGTTGTCAAAATACCAAACACAAGTAAGATTAAACAtggtattattttgtattcacTGAAAGAgaggttttaatttaaacctaaaatttatttagctGTAGGACCCAACGCCTCTAAGGATAAGGAATACAAAAATCCCGAGTACTTCTGCTATCACGTGGCTTCGTTTGGGGAAGCAGAAGTGGAATTGGCAAAGTACAGATTACCAGCACCATCTAATAAGAGACAGTAAATAAACGATAGAATGAAGACTCATGAATCATAGTACGAACGAAATAGTGAATTTAATAAGTTGggaaaatgtacaaaaagaGATGGCAATAACAAGCTGTGTGTTCAAAACTGTGTTAcgtattatttaagaaaaatatgtttaatatatcatttagctgCATGAGATCTCTCATTGTTTTCACTcctaaaaatgaaaatgcgtTTTATTGGGTGTCATTGAGGATGCTACTtgtaaaatgtatgaaaacaaacattgtgtaaaatttttttcattcttataaaaatttttcttagaattctTCCAAATTTAGatcagtattttattttttaaagtactaTTAACGCACAAAAAgggtattaaatttttgtacattttttatttattttatgattaaatgtTGTTTATGctagtaaaatgtaaaatattgatgagATACGATTTATAATTGGAACACATTAGAAGTAATGAGTGCTAGAATTCTAAGATATTCTaagatttttaagattttttattccataatttctgttgaaattttattatatctgaaaaaaggatattttttttacaggatAAGGaatcttagaatatttcagaattcaCTTATTCAATTCGCATGAAAAATTTGAGGCAAAATTTTCGGCGGATTCGACGGACTTTCAGGGCGATCGTGAGATCTCGCTCGGCACTGGGAACTGCTATTTTAAagcgtatattttatatacgaaACTATTAGCGACTTCCACTGGCACTAGCAGCACTGAGTGCTTAAAGTGTATATAACTCCCTCGTCGCAGATCGGAAgatccccccttccccccccccccccgcgtcGTTTGTCACAGCTGACTCCGTAGAAACGTGGAAACCAACCATATGATTCTTTGCTCCGTGGTATAATGAGGCGAACGCGTATGTAACGATGCCGGGCATGTCACGACTCACGACACAAGTCGTGTAATGTCGACCAGGCCAGTATCCGTCGAGTGATACGCGAGGATCAAAGTACAACGAGGAAGGTCCGTGTACCTCCAATCACTCGGCTGACGTCGCCGTCGACCCGTCCATTCCTTTCTGCTCCAATTTTTCCTCCACCTGTGTTCTCTTCGTTTCCCTCTCCTTTGTCCCCTCTCCCCTTTTCCCAGCCGGAATTTTTCTCCCCCGCTCGCCGCGTGCCGACGGCCGCTGGCCGTTCGACGAGAACGAGATCCCGGGTCCATCTAGTCCGGTCGTGAGTGCTCGACTCGGAGTGCCAGGTTCAACATCGTTGTCGTTAACGTGAATCCGGGTGGTCGTTTTCTCTTTTCGCAGAGCACGAGAGTGTGTTCCAGCAACTCCGGGCCATGTCGTCCGTCGCGCGGAACCAGTTCCCGTGGGTGCTCGGCATCGCGCGGCGCCttgccgccaccgccaccggcCACGCACACGTCGCACACATGGGCGTGCGCCGCGGGAACGCGGCGTGCTGGAGGTGAGACAGTAGCGTAAAATCATCCCCGTGACGTTCGATTATTTCGATCGAGCGAAAGACACTCGGAGTGTCAATCGAATGACTCTGTCAGAGGAGGGAACTAAAAGAATGCGTCTTAAACTGTCGCCCCGATGTTTCACAGGGAAAGCACGTAGGGAGTAAAAATAGCGAACGGCGAAAGAATTCGTCGCGAagaaagaacttttttttatataaacaagaaTGAGAAATCCAATCGATGAAACACGGTTTTCTTCGAGAGGATCTTTTTATGTCAGTATAAACTTTGGGTGAAtcattaaatcaattttaagaattagaaaaagattaaaattgataGGTAAAGTTAAGATCGCCTGTTTAGTAGTAAAATTAAGCTAAATATCAATGCTGAGAAGCagctttaaaattatcttttacccgaaaaaaactgtaaataatttattgcaaaaaataatacctcagGATTACTTTTTGcactgaattatttaattttttttttttttttagtaagaAGAGATTTTAAAGATGCTTTTGCgcattaatatttagtttagTAACTCTGAAAACTGACAAAATTGTCGGTGCGCAGTTTATATGAACTGAGAGTATTAAAgtaatacacagaaaaaaatgctgttaatatcaattaaatcagtgtaattgaaattaatattattgaagtaacattaatattaatgaacgAAAATCagcaataattgttttaataatcgtgacagtttaataatatcaatgcTTTTGGAAAATTTGATGGAATGatcgatatatttatatatctcaattacatgttttttaattataattgcatatgCAATTAATAGTTTTGTTTATCTGTAGTTGAATTCTAtgtaattcatataattatgtcTGTTGTCAATTcaactatgtaaaataataaaaacaaatcaacGTAGTTGAGGGTACTTTAATTGATtcaaatgcattattttcttaatttaaatacaatgtatttaatttgtatattttttatatattagaacaaattaagaatttgTCAGAGATGTTATATTGACTCCTTATtgcatttatgtaaaattatatctttagaAGAAATGGAAATGTgtttatcttaattacataTGGGCTTGATACAATCAAcacatgtaattattaatgttgttGTGTACATGtagacaaaaatattattaagtacaCGTTTTGATTGCATCAAGcgtatgtgtaattattataaaatctttctgttccctgtaaataaattaatatatacgattcaataatattgaagtaaaatatatgattcaaGTAATGCTGTCAACTTAATTACGTGAAATGATTAAAACAAAGCGCGGAAGAAAGCGAGATTTTGCCATCAATATAATACTAAACTGAAATATGTCAGTTTATAAAAGAGAATGAGAAGGACAGAAttatgaaaacttttatttaagaaaaatgttttaattaaattaaatttattttagataaagtagaaaaaacttattgaaagaaaaattaacattaatgcaAGCACATTTAGTGTTGAACcaatgcaatattattctt
This DNA window, taken from Monomorium pharaonis isolate MP-MQ-018 chromosome 6, ASM1337386v2, whole genome shotgun sequence, encodes the following:
- the LOC105833203 gene encoding uncharacterized protein LOC105833203, which codes for MLRTTTRQIQGITIASLRAFSAQASTSQPSVNTNVPGLSENVVKIPNTTVGPNASKDKEYKNPEYFCYHVASFGEAEVELAKYRLPAPSNKRQ